The following coding sequences lie in one Vibrio sp. BS-M-Sm-2 genomic window:
- the efp gene encoding elongation factor P codes for MASVSTNEFKGGLKFMLDNEPCSIIDNEYVKPGKGQAFNRVKLRKLLSGKVLEKTFKSGESFELADVVDVELGYLYNDGEFYHFMNNETFEQIAADVKAVADSAKWLVENDVCTLTLWNDNPITVTPPNFVEIEVTETDPGLKGDTQGTGGKPATLATGAVVRVPLFIAIGEVVKVDTRTGEYVGRVK; via the coding sequence ATGGCGTCAGTAAGCACCAATGAATTCAAAGGCGGTTTAAAATTCATGTTAGATAACGAGCCTTGCTCAATTATCGACAATGAATACGTTAAGCCAGGTAAAGGCCAAGCGTTTAACCGTGTAAAACTTCGTAAACTGCTGTCAGGCAAAGTGTTAGAGAAAACATTCAAGTCAGGCGAAAGCTTCGAGCTTGCAGATGTTGTTGACGTTGAATTAGGCTACCTATACAACGATGGCGAATTCTACCACTTCATGAACAACGAAACATTTGAGCAAATCGCAGCAGACGTAAAAGCAGTTGCTGACTCTGCAAAATGGTTAGTTGAAAATGACGTTTGTACTCTAACGTTGTGGAATGATAACCCTATCACAGTAACTCCACCAAACTTTGTTGAGATCGAAGTAACTGAAACCGATCCTGGCCTTAAAGGCGACACACAAGGTACTGGCGGTAAGCCTGCAACTCTAGCAACAGGCGCGGTAGTTCGCGTACCTCTATTCATCGCAATCGGTGAAGTTGTGAAAGTTGATACTCGTACTGGCGAATACGTTGGTCGTGTGAAGTAA
- a CDS encoding SLC13 family permease, which translates to MPKLNVGVLVKLLICFAIPLGVLFMPIDSIPIDDLTLIQHRLLAIFLLAALLWVLEPVPVFATSILIIALELVMISDKGLHLFRNPPAGHDLGELIKYTDIFGAFSSPIIILFMGGFALAISASKYELDNNLARVLLKPFGTEPRFIMLGLMLITAVFSMFMSNTATTVMMLALLGPIVASAPRGDMGIKALVLCIPIAANTGGIATPIGTPPNAIALQYLTGENTIDFLSWMMMGLPFVIIQLTIAWFLLQKIFPSKQKNMVLKLDGQFRKSWRAIVVYITFAATILLWMTTKLHGMNTYVVSIIPLAVFTLTGIMGKEELKLINWDVLWLVAGGIAIGIGLDKTGLAAALAHAIDYESLSPAAVVLTLSIVCWLMANFMSNTATANLLMPIAAAIGASMESLVAIGGLQGLLVVVAFSASLGMILPVSTPPNSLAYSTGLIESKDMAKMGIILGIVGLSMVYLALFIIT; encoded by the coding sequence ATGCCTAAACTCAATGTTGGCGTTCTGGTCAAGCTGTTGATTTGTTTTGCGATTCCCTTAGGCGTGTTATTCATGCCGATAGATTCAATACCAATCGATGATCTCACGCTGATTCAACACCGCTTGTTGGCGATATTCTTGTTGGCAGCTCTACTGTGGGTACTTGAACCTGTTCCGGTATTCGCCACTTCCATTTTGATCATTGCACTTGAGCTAGTAATGATTTCTGATAAAGGCTTACACCTGTTTAGAAATCCACCCGCAGGACACGATCTAGGTGAGTTAATCAAATATACCGACATATTCGGTGCATTTTCGTCACCGATCATCATCCTATTCATGGGTGGTTTTGCTCTTGCGATATCCGCATCCAAGTACGAACTCGATAACAACTTAGCTCGAGTGCTACTCAAGCCATTTGGCACAGAGCCGCGCTTCATCATGCTGGGTTTAATGCTGATCACCGCCGTGTTCTCGATGTTCATGTCAAATACCGCAACCACGGTAATGATGCTGGCGCTACTCGGTCCTATCGTGGCGTCGGCACCAAGAGGCGACATGGGGATCAAAGCGCTCGTGTTGTGTATTCCCATTGCTGCCAACACCGGTGGTATCGCGACACCAATCGGCACGCCTCCCAATGCCATCGCATTACAATACCTAACGGGTGAAAACACCATCGACTTCCTCAGCTGGATGATGATGGGCTTGCCCTTTGTGATCATCCAACTCACCATTGCTTGGTTCCTTCTTCAGAAAATTTTTCCTTCCAAGCAGAAGAACATGGTGCTCAAACTCGATGGACAATTCAGAAAGAGCTGGCGAGCGATTGTGGTTTACATCACCTTCGCTGCGACGATCTTATTGTGGATGACCACCAAACTGCATGGCATGAACACTTATGTAGTGTCTATCATTCCACTGGCTGTCTTTACTCTCACTGGCATCATGGGCAAAGAAGAGCTCAAGCTGATTAACTGGGATGTATTGTGGCTGGTTGCGGGTGGTATTGCGATTGGGATTGGCTTGGATAAAACAGGCTTAGCCGCTGCACTCGCACACGCGATTGACTATGAATCACTCTCGCCTGCTGCTGTGGTACTGACGTTATCTATCGTGTGTTGGTTAATGGCGAACTTCATGTCGAACACCGCGACTGCCAACTTACTGATGCCAATAGCCGCTGCGATTGGTGCATCGATGGAAAGCCTAGTTGCGATTGGTGGCCTACAGGGCTTGCTGGTTGTGGTCGCCTTCTCAGCATCACTTGGTATGATTTTACCAGTATCGACACCACCAAACTCACTGGCTTACTCAACCGGGCTTATCGAAAGCAAAGACATGGCGAAGATGGGCATCATCTTAGGGATTGTCGGCTTGTCAATGGTCTACCTCGCGCTGTTTATCATCACCTAG
- a CDS encoding succinate dehydrogenase/fumarate reductase iron-sulfur subunit: MSANRIQKIEILRYDPEHDAEPHFQTFEVPFDETMSVLDAIGYIKDNLDKDLSYRWSCRMAICGSCGIMVDGVPKLACKSFLRDYPNGFKIEPLANFPIEKDLIVDMTPFIERLEAIKPYIIGNDRKPEDGTNIQTPEQMAKYKQFAGCINCGLCYAACPQFGLNPEFIGPAALALAHRYNLDSRDNGKAERMKLINGDNGAWGCTFVGYCSDVCPKKVDPAAAVNQGKVESSMDFVISMFKPDGSQVKTAEEA; encoded by the coding sequence ATGTCAGCGAATCGAATCCAAAAAATTGAAATCCTGCGTTATGACCCTGAGCACGATGCAGAACCTCACTTTCAAACCTTTGAAGTGCCATTTGATGAAACCATGTCAGTACTTGATGCGATCGGTTACATCAAAGACAACCTAGATAAAGACCTGTCTTACCGTTGGTCTTGTCGTATGGCGATTTGTGGTTCTTGCGGCATCATGGTTGATGGCGTGCCAAAACTGGCATGTAAAAGCTTCTTACGTGACTACCCGAATGGCTTCAAGATTGAGCCTTTGGCTAACTTCCCAATCGAAAAAGATTTGATTGTCGACATGACGCCGTTCATCGAGCGCCTTGAAGCAATCAAGCCTTACATCATTGGTAACGACCGTAAGCCAGAAGACGGCACTAACATCCAAACTCCAGAGCAAATGGCGAAGTACAAACAGTTCGCTGGCTGCATCAACTGTGGTTTGTGTTACGCAGCGTGTCCTCAGTTTGGTCTAAACCCTGAGTTCATCGGCCCTGCGGCACTTGCTCTTGCTCACCGCTACAACCTAGATAGCCGTGACAATGGTAAAGCTGAACGCATGAAACTTATCAATGGCGACAACGGCGCTTGGGGCTGTACGTTTGTAGGTTACTGTTCTGACGTATGTCCGAAGAAAGTAGACCCAGCAGCGGCAGTAAACCAAGGCAAAGTTGAGTCTTCAATGGACTTCGTTATTTCGATGTTCAAGCCTGATGGATCGCAAGTAAAAACAGCAGAGGAGGCATAA
- the frdD gene encoding fumarate reductase subunit FrdD — translation MNTNYKVKPVNHNPQRSDEPIWWGLFGAGGTWFAMITPITILVLGILVPMGIIDADAMNYERVSEFATSIIGALFIIGTLALPMWHAMHRLHHGMHDLKFHVGVAGKVGCYFVAGLISALSVIFIFMI, via the coding sequence ATGAACACAAATTACAAAGTAAAACCTGTTAACCACAACCCACAACGCTCTGATGAGCCAATCTGGTGGGGCCTATTCGGCGCTGGCGGTACTTGGTTCGCGATGATCACACCAATCACGATTTTAGTGCTAGGTATCTTAGTGCCAATGGGCATCATCGATGCGGACGCAATGAACTACGAACGTGTGTCTGAATTTGCCACCAGCATTATCGGTGCACTGTTCATCATCGGTACGCTAGCACTGCCAATGTGGCACGCAATGCACCGTCTTCACCACGGCATGCACGACCTTAAGTTCCATGTCGGCGTTGCGGGTAAAGTGGGCTGCTACTTCGTTGCAGGCCTAATCAGCGCATTGTCTGTTATTTTCATCTTTATGATCTAA
- the frdC gene encoding fumarate reductase subunit FrdC, which yields MSNRKPYVREMKRTWWSNHPFYRFYMLREATVLPLILFTVFLTFGLGALVKGPEAWEGWLSFMANPIIVGINIVALLGSLLHAQTFFSMMPQVMPIRLKGKLVDKRIIVLTQWAAVAFISLIVLVVV from the coding sequence ATGAGCAATCGTAAGCCTTATGTTCGTGAGATGAAGAGAACATGGTGGAGCAACCATCCGTTCTACCGCTTCTACATGCTACGTGAAGCAACTGTACTGCCTTTGATTCTGTTCACTGTGTTCCTAACCTTTGGTTTGGGTGCGCTAGTGAAAGGTCCTGAAGCGTGGGAAGGTTGGTTGAGCTTTATGGCTAACCCTATCATTGTTGGTATCAACATCGTGGCACTGCTTGGCAGCTTACTGCACGCTCAGACCTTCTTCAGCATGATGCCTCAAGTAATGCCAATCCGCCTTAAAGGCAAATTGGTTGATAAAAGAATCATCGTACTGACCCAGTGGGCAGCGGTGGCTTTTATTTCTTTAATCGTTCTTGTTGTGGTGTAA
- a CDS encoding methyl-accepting chemotaxis protein, which translates to MRHTIKFKIQIAIAVIIAVVSGAQAWISVNQLTQETEVAINQEMKNVSVGTTNYIADWLSTRSDMMLANEPTISSSSNSDRELLITKQAGQFLSVYAGFSDGTIAYGDKGEDWPAGYDPRTRPWYKDANATSDLVITEPYQDFDGSIVISFAKAFSGDRQGVLAADLTVTSIIDTVLNVKLDNDGFAFLVDGNNNIVAYTDEELSQKPLTSLNPGLTANKVSQLIQDQMITTLTWPGQGDKLVYIANVPNTDWSLGIVIDKKMAFSAVSDAIQFISLTSLVLYIVISIASTMVINRLLSPLQTLSEALTQLAQGRGDLTQRIDITRMDEIGKLAELVNQFLSQMQSMLKGVIEHSHDLNNHAEKANQLATQSSIRVENQQNDINQIATAIHEMSATAAEVASHAELTASASQASATACNEGQEVIQQNRDAITGLATQVEDAANVIRELESNAQSINKILSTIQGIAEQTNLLALNAAIEAARAGEQGRGFAVVADEVRVLSQRTHGSTEEIRVMIDTLQKNTEHAVESMTTSTQLAENSVGFAEQAHGSLSKITQAITEINDMALQIASAAEEQRAVSEDISRNTQGIKDASDDLAQQAESSRNSSNEMSSAAESMRRDVERFKV; encoded by the coding sequence TTGAGACATACTATTAAATTTAAAATTCAGATCGCCATTGCGGTCATTATTGCCGTCGTGAGTGGGGCTCAAGCATGGATCTCGGTTAATCAGCTGACTCAAGAGACTGAAGTCGCGATCAACCAAGAAATGAAAAATGTCAGTGTCGGCACTACCAATTATATTGCCGATTGGCTCTCTACTCGCAGCGATATGATGCTTGCTAATGAGCCGACCATTTCAAGCAGTAGTAACTCTGACCGCGAGTTGCTAATCACCAAACAAGCTGGGCAATTCTTGTCTGTTTATGCGGGATTCAGCGATGGCACTATCGCGTATGGCGATAAAGGTGAAGATTGGCCAGCAGGCTATGACCCACGCACCCGCCCTTGGTATAAAGATGCTAACGCAACATCAGACCTCGTCATTACTGAACCTTATCAAGACTTTGACGGCAGCATCGTCATCAGTTTTGCCAAAGCATTCAGTGGCGATAGACAAGGTGTTCTCGCGGCAGACTTAACCGTCACCAGCATTATTGATACGGTTCTCAATGTAAAACTGGATAACGATGGCTTTGCGTTTTTAGTGGATGGTAACAACAACATCGTTGCCTACACTGATGAAGAGCTAAGTCAGAAACCACTGACCAGTTTGAACCCAGGACTCACTGCAAACAAAGTGTCGCAATTGATCCAAGATCAAATGATCACCACGCTAACTTGGCCAGGCCAAGGGGATAAACTGGTCTACATTGCCAATGTCCCGAATACTGATTGGTCGTTAGGTATTGTTATCGATAAGAAAATGGCGTTCTCTGCGGTCTCTGACGCGATTCAATTCATCTCCCTAACCTCTTTGGTTTTGTACATCGTCATTTCGATTGCGAGCACAATGGTGATCAACCGCCTGCTTTCACCATTACAAACCTTATCAGAAGCACTGACTCAGCTTGCTCAAGGTAGAGGTGATCTCACTCAACGTATTGATATCACGCGTATGGATGAGATAGGCAAACTGGCCGAGCTTGTAAACCAGTTCTTAAGCCAGATGCAAAGCATGTTGAAAGGCGTCATAGAACACAGCCACGATCTCAACAATCATGCCGAAAAGGCCAACCAACTGGCGACCCAATCCTCCATTCGAGTTGAAAATCAGCAAAACGATATCAATCAAATAGCGACCGCGATTCATGAGATGTCCGCCACCGCAGCTGAAGTAGCCAGCCATGCTGAACTCACTGCATCCGCTTCTCAAGCTTCAGCCACTGCTTGTAATGAAGGTCAGGAGGTTATTCAACAAAACCGCGATGCGATTACTGGCCTCGCGACTCAAGTTGAAGACGCGGCCAATGTGATTCGTGAATTAGAGAGTAATGCTCAAAGCATCAACAAGATCCTATCCACCATTCAAGGTATTGCTGAACAAACCAACCTGTTGGCCTTGAATGCGGCAATTGAAGCCGCTCGAGCGGGTGAGCAAGGTCGCGGATTTGCTGTTGTCGCAGACGAGGTTCGAGTACTAAGCCAAAGAACGCATGGCTCAACGGAAGAAATCCGCGTGATGATTGATACGTTACAGAAGAATACTGAACATGCTGTCGAAAGCATGACCACCAGCACTCAACTGGCAGAGAACAGTGTTGGCTTCGCAGAACAAGCTCATGGCAGCCTATCTAAAATCACGCAAGCCATCACCGAAATCAACGATATGGCGTTGCAAATAGCGAGTGCTGCGGAAGAACAACGTGCCGTGAGCGAAGACATCAGTCGTAATACACAAGGGATTAAAGATGCCTCTGATGATCTTGCACAACAAGCGGAAAGCAGCCGCAACAGCTCAAATGAGATGAGCAGCGCTGCCGAGTCGATGCGCCGAGATGTGGAGCGCTTTAAGGTATAA
- a CDS encoding DMT family transporter yields MGFEWLALAAAFLWAIASLMSVKPAQHLGSFAYSRWRMGCTAIILSSMAWFTGGWSTVEANLVTPMMLSGLIGIFIGDTALFACLNRMGPRQAGLLFSCHAVFSAILGYFLFSESMTSVELIGSALVFSGVLTAIFFGRRGQTNNQLETIKGTVWIGVALGITAAICQALGGIIAKPVMQTNIDPVAASAIRMITAFVAHSAFRLTGAKLSRAINPMNGQIFAITAVNGFLAMAVGMTLILYALQEGNVGMVALLSSTTPIMLLPILWLYTKQRPNAYAWIGAIVAVVGTGILVS; encoded by the coding sequence ATGGGATTCGAATGGTTAGCTCTCGCCGCTGCCTTTCTTTGGGCCATTGCGAGCCTAATGTCAGTAAAGCCTGCTCAGCACTTGGGTTCTTTCGCCTATAGCCGCTGGCGAATGGGTTGTACCGCAATCATCTTATCGAGTATGGCTTGGTTTACCGGAGGTTGGTCAACTGTCGAAGCCAATCTAGTCACGCCGATGATGCTGTCTGGCCTGATTGGTATCTTCATTGGTGATACCGCCCTATTTGCCTGCTTAAACCGAATGGGACCGCGCCAAGCGGGTTTGCTGTTCTCTTGTCACGCCGTGTTCTCAGCCATTCTTGGTTACTTCCTATTTAGCGAAAGCATGACTTCTGTTGAGCTGATTGGCTCGGCTTTGGTGTTCAGTGGCGTCTTAACCGCGATATTCTTTGGTCGTCGAGGACAGACTAACAATCAACTTGAAACCATTAAAGGCACCGTGTGGATTGGTGTTGCACTGGGAATTACAGCTGCGATTTGTCAAGCACTGGGTGGCATCATCGCCAAACCCGTGATGCAAACCAATATCGACCCGGTTGCCGCTTCTGCGATTCGGATGATCACCGCCTTTGTCGCCCACTCCGCATTTCGTTTAACGGGTGCCAAGCTATCACGCGCAATCAACCCGATGAATGGTCAGATATTTGCGATTACGGCAGTTAACGGCTTTTTAGCGATGGCGGTGGGAATGACGCTGATCTTGTATGCACTACAGGAAGGCAATGTCGGCATGGTCGCTCTGTTATCTTCAACCACACCTATCATGTTGTTACCAATACTTTGGCTGTACACCAAACAGAGACCAAATGCCTACGCTTGGATCGGTGCCATTGTTGCCGTAGTGGGTACTGGTATTCTGGTCAGCTAG
- the frdA gene encoding fumarate reductase (quinol) flavoprotein subunit yields MKTITTDIAVIGAGGAGLRTAIAAAEANPELEVALISKVYPMRSHTVAAEGGSAAVIKDEDSLDNHFNDTVGGGDWLCEQDVVEYFVENSTREMIQMEQWGCPWSRKENGEVNVRRFGGMKVERTWFAADKTGFHMLHTLFQTSMKYDTIKRFDEYFVVDLIVEDGEVQGLIAIHMSEGELVTIKAKSVVLATGGAGRVYHCNTNGGIVTGDGMAMAYRHGVPLRDMEFVQYHPTGLPGTGILMTEGCRGEGGIIVNKNGYRYLQDYGMGPETPVGEPKNKYMELGPRDKVSQAFWHEQQKGNTIKHPLGDVVHLDLRHLGEEYLQERLPFICELAKAYVNVDPAKEPIPIRPTVHYTMGGIETNGTCETRIKGLFAVGECASVGLHGANRLGSNSLAEFVVFGRVAGEQAVKRAAEFKGWNEESIAKQVKAVEDRIAGLLNQEGDENWADIRTEMGHTMEAGCGIYRQEDLMQKTIDKITELKARYKKISIKDKGKVFNTDLLYAIEVGYGLEVAEAMVHSAILRKESRGAHQRLDDNCTERDDVNFLKHSLSFYNEDAAPTIDYSGVKITKSQPKARLYGEAAEKAAAAEKAAEENAKKSEEEQA; encoded by the coding sequence GTGAAGACAATTACCACAGATATCGCAGTCATCGGCGCAGGCGGCGCTGGTCTTCGTACAGCAATTGCAGCAGCTGAAGCTAATCCTGAATTGGAAGTAGCACTGATTTCTAAAGTTTACCCAATGCGTTCGCACACGGTAGCAGCAGAAGGCGGTTCAGCAGCGGTAATTAAAGACGAAGATAGCCTAGATAACCACTTCAACGATACTGTTGGCGGTGGCGACTGGCTATGTGAACAGGATGTTGTTGAATACTTTGTTGAAAACTCGACTCGCGAAATGATCCAAATGGAACAATGGGGCTGCCCATGGAGTCGTAAAGAAAACGGTGAAGTAAACGTACGCCGATTCGGCGGTATGAAGGTAGAGAGAACGTGGTTCGCAGCGGATAAAACCGGCTTCCACATGCTTCATACTCTGTTCCAGACTTCGATGAAGTACGACACAATCAAACGATTTGATGAGTACTTTGTGGTGGATTTGATCGTTGAAGATGGCGAAGTACAAGGCCTAATCGCGATTCATATGTCTGAAGGTGAGCTTGTTACGATTAAAGCGAAATCTGTTGTATTAGCAACCGGTGGCGCAGGTCGTGTTTACCACTGCAATACCAACGGCGGCATCGTAACGGGCGACGGTATGGCAATGGCTTATCGCCACGGTGTACCACTGCGTGATATGGAGTTCGTTCAATACCACCCAACAGGCCTACCGGGCACTGGCATCTTGATGACCGAAGGTTGTCGTGGTGAAGGCGGTATCATCGTCAACAAGAACGGCTACCGTTACCTACAAGATTACGGCATGGGCCCTGAAACTCCAGTGGGCGAGCCGAAGAACAAATACATGGAACTGGGTCCTCGTGACAAAGTTTCTCAAGCATTCTGGCACGAGCAGCAGAAAGGTAACACCATCAAGCACCCACTTGGTGATGTCGTACACCTTGACCTTCGCCACCTTGGTGAAGAGTACCTGCAAGAGCGTCTACCGTTCATCTGTGAACTGGCAAAAGCGTACGTAAACGTCGATCCAGCAAAAGAGCCAATTCCAATTCGTCCGACCGTTCACTACACCATGGGTGGCATTGAAACTAACGGTACCTGTGAAACTCGCATTAAAGGCCTATTCGCCGTTGGTGAATGTGCTTCAGTTGGCCTACACGGTGCAAACCGCCTAGGTTCTAACTCGCTGGCTGAGTTTGTAGTATTTGGTCGCGTAGCCGGTGAACAAGCAGTGAAACGTGCAGCTGAATTCAAAGGCTGGAATGAAGAATCTATCGCTAAGCAAGTTAAAGCGGTTGAAGATCGCATCGCAGGTCTACTAAACCAAGAAGGTGATGAGAACTGGGCTGACATCCGCACTGAAATGGGTCACACCATGGAAGCGGGTTGTGGTATCTACCGTCAAGAAGACTTGATGCAAAAGACCATCGACAAAATCACTGAACTGAAAGCTCGCTACAAGAAGATCAGCATTAAAGACAAAGGCAAAGTGTTCAACACTGACCTACTTTACGCTATCGAAGTGGGTTACGGCCTTGAAGTTGCAGAAGCGATGGTTCACTCAGCGATCCTTCGTAAAGAGTCTCGCGGTGCACACCAACGTCTAGACGACAACTGCACAGAACGTGATGACGTGAACTTCCTGAAACACTCTCTATCTTTCTACAACGAAGATGCAGCACCAACCATCGACTACAGCGGCGTTAAGATCACCAAATCTCAACCTAAAGCTCGTCTGTACGGTGAAGCTGCAGAGAAAGCCGCTGCCGCTGAAAAAGCAGCAGAAGAGAATGCTAAGAAGAGCGAAGAGGAGCAAGCATAA
- the epmA gene encoding elongation factor P--(R)-beta-lysine ligase — protein MHSTWQPAATIKQLKQRADILNQIRQFFAERNVMEVDTPAMSHATVTDVHLHTFKTEFVGPGYAHGQPLFFMTSPEFHMKRLLAAGSGCIYQICKSFRNEENGRYHNPEFTMLEWYRVGFDHHDLMDEMDLLLQQVLKSSSAERMTYQQAFIDVLGVCPLEDSMDTLKQAAAKLGLSDIADPEEDRDTLLQLLFSIGVEAKIGQQVPAFVYDFPASQAALAKINPEDSRVADRFEVYFKGIELANGFHELDKPQEQLKRFEDDNAKRIEMGLSPQPIDHHLIEALKAGLPDCAGVALGIDRLIMLALGYDHIDDVTAFPFPRS, from the coding sequence ATGCACTCAACATGGCAACCAGCCGCAACCATTAAGCAGTTAAAGCAACGTGCTGATATCCTTAATCAAATCCGTCAGTTCTTTGCTGAGCGAAACGTGATGGAAGTGGATACGCCTGCGATGAGCCACGCCACGGTGACGGACGTGCATTTGCATACTTTCAAAACTGAATTCGTAGGGCCGGGTTATGCGCACGGTCAGCCCTTGTTCTTTATGACTAGCCCTGAGTTTCATATGAAACGTCTATTAGCGGCGGGCAGTGGCTGTATTTATCAAATTTGTAAGTCTTTCCGGAATGAAGAAAATGGCCGTTACCACAACCCTGAGTTCACCATGTTGGAGTGGTATCGCGTCGGGTTTGATCACCATGACTTAATGGATGAAATGGATTTGCTGTTACAGCAGGTACTTAAATCGAGCTCAGCAGAGCGAATGACTTACCAACAAGCCTTTATCGACGTGTTAGGTGTGTGTCCGCTTGAAGATTCGATGGATACGTTAAAACAAGCCGCAGCAAAACTTGGGCTCAGCGACATAGCTGACCCTGAAGAAGATCGCGATACCTTGCTGCAGTTGCTGTTTAGCATCGGGGTTGAAGCAAAGATTGGCCAACAGGTGCCAGCCTTTGTTTATGACTTCCCAGCCTCACAAGCGGCATTAGCTAAGATTAACCCCGAGGATTCACGAGTGGCGGATCGCTTTGAGGTGTATTTCAAAGGCATCGAATTAGCTAACGGTTTCCATGAGTTGGATAAACCACAAGAGCAACTCAAGCGTTTTGAAGACGACAATGCCAAACGTATTGAGATGGGCTTATCACCTCAACCGATTGACCATCACTTGATTGAGGCATTAAAAGCGGGTTTACCAGATTGTGCGGGTGTTGCTTTAGGTATCGATAGGCTGATTATGCTGGCTTTGGGTTACGACCACATCGATGATGTGACCGCTTTCCCGTTCCCACGTTCTTAG
- the epmB gene encoding EF-P beta-lysylation protein EpmB, whose protein sequence is MPHIITRKVESVEQNWLKQLSNAISDPTKLLEALEIDPTPWQAGFAARELFALRVPLSFVERMEKGNPHDPLLRQVLPLSEEFEVHQGYSADPLEEQDNAIPGLLHKYKNRALMIVKGGCAINCRYCFRRHFPYQDNKGSKSVWQTSLDYVAAHSEINEVILSGGDPLMAKDSELEWLISAIEQIPHVKTVRIHSRLPVVIPARVTDELCQLLAQTHLNVVMVSHINHANEINLELKKVFHKLKQSGVTLLNQGVILKGVNNSANSLKELSEKLFDAGVLPYYMHVLDKVQGAAHFYISDEEAKHHFKGLISEVSGYLVPKLTREIGGRSSKTPLDLHIE, encoded by the coding sequence ATGCCGCATATCATAACCCGAAAAGTCGAATCTGTTGAGCAAAACTGGCTCAAACAACTATCGAATGCGATCTCTGACCCGACAAAACTGCTTGAGGCATTGGAAATAGACCCAACACCGTGGCAAGCAGGCTTCGCTGCTCGTGAGTTATTTGCACTTCGGGTACCCCTTAGCTTTGTCGAACGAATGGAAAAAGGCAACCCACACGATCCATTGCTAAGACAGGTTTTACCGCTAAGTGAAGAGTTTGAGGTGCACCAAGGCTATTCCGCAGATCCCTTAGAAGAGCAAGACAACGCGATTCCAGGTTTACTGCACAAATACAAAAATCGCGCATTGATGATTGTGAAAGGTGGCTGTGCAATTAACTGCCGCTACTGCTTCCGTCGTCATTTTCCTTATCAAGATAACAAGGGCTCAAAGTCGGTGTGGCAAACCAGCCTCGACTATGTGGCTGCTCACTCAGAGATCAACGAGGTTATCTTATCGGGTGGCGATCCACTGATGGCAAAAGATAGCGAACTAGAATGGCTTATCAGTGCTATCGAACAAATCCCACATGTCAAAACCGTTCGAATTCATAGCCGATTACCGGTTGTGATCCCCGCTCGAGTGACGGATGAACTGTGCCAATTGTTAGCGCAAACTCACCTCAATGTGGTCATGGTGAGCCATATTAATCATGCCAACGAAATTAACTTAGAGCTCAAAAAAGTCTTTCATAAGCTGAAGCAAAGTGGTGTGACTCTGCTTAACCAAGGCGTGATACTTAAAGGGGTGAACAACAGCGCTAACTCCTTGAAAGAATTAAGCGAAAAACTATTCGATGCCGGCGTTTTACCTTACTATATGCATGTACTTGATAAAGTTCAGGGCGCTGCTCATTTTTATATTTCTGATGAAGAAGCGAAGCATCATTTTAAAGGGCTAATCTCTGAGGTTTCTGGCTACTTGGTGCCTAAGTTAACTCGTGAGATTGGTGGACGCAGCAGCAAGACGCCACTCGACCTCCACATTGAATAG